Proteins encoded together in one Hevea brasiliensis isolate MT/VB/25A 57/8 chromosome 16, ASM3005281v1, whole genome shotgun sequence window:
- the LOC131174620 gene encoding uncharacterized protein LOC131174620 has protein sequence MEAKTQRKGCQSAKQIWDKLEVTYEGTDVVKESRANLLIRDYELFDMRPGESIVDMSTRFTDLVNLLKALGKKFEEAELVKKILRSLPKSWEHCSQIKQR, from the exons atggaagccaagactcaaagaaaag gatgtcaatctgctaagcaaatttgggataagcttgaagtgacttatgaaggaactgatgttgttAAAGAGTCCAGAGCAAACCTTCTGATTCGAGATTATGAGTTGTTTGATAtgaggccaggagaatcaattgtagatatgagtacaaggtttactgatcttgtaaatcttctcaaagcacttggtaaaaaatttgaggaagctgaacttgtgaagaaaattcttagatcacttccaaagtcttgggaa cattgctctcaaatCAAACaaagatga
- the LOC110670751 gene encoding uncharacterized protein LOC110670751, translated as MEKKFLDYTLVPLGLAIMVAYHIWLLYRIINHPSKTFIGVNTINRRFWVQAMMEDSAKNGVLAVQTLLNNIMASTLLASTGIMLSSVIAVLMTSVTKGDRSAWNFEYGDTSELGLSIKFFSILVCFLVAFLLNVQSIRYYSHASILINVPFKNLLADHNHHHLTAEYVARSVNRGSYFWSLGLRAFYFSFPLFLWIFGPIPMFLCCFVLVFMLYFLDVTFECSWAVCDRHDEKFRTQNQI; from the coding sequence ATGGAGAAAAAATTCCTTGATTACACGTTGGTTCCATTGGGACTGGCTATAATGGTGGCATATCACATATGGCTTCTCTATCGAATCATCAACCACCCTTCTAAGACTTTTATAGGCGTCAATACTATCAACCGCCGCTTCTGGGTTCAGGCCATGATGGAAGACTCGGCCAAGAATGGAGTTCTCGCTGTGCAGACTCTACTAAACAATATAATGGCATCAACCCTTCTGGCATCCACAGGCATCATGCTCAGCTCCGTTATTGCAGTGCTCATGACCAGTGTCACCAAGGGTGATCGATCTGCTTGGAATTTTGAGTATGGGGATACAAGTGAGTTGGGATTGTCCATCAAGTTCTTCTCTATATTGGTATGTTTCTTGGTGGCTTTCTTGCTGAACGTGCAATCCATTAGGTATTATAGCCATGCAAGCATCCTTATTAACGTACCCTTCAAGAATTTGTTAGCTgatcacaaccaccaccatctcacGGCGGAGTATGTGGCTAGGTCTGTTAATAGGGGTAGCTATTTTTGGTCTTTAGGACTACGTGCCTTCTACTTCTCTTTCCCTCTGTTTTTGTGGATCTTTGGGCCTATTCCTATGTTTTTGTGTTGTTTTGTCCTGGTTTTCATGCTTTATTTTCTGGATGTTACTTTTGAATGTAGCTGGGCTGTTTGTGATCGCCATGACGAGAAATTTAGGACCCAAaatcaaatttga